ATCCCTGTTGCTGGCCGATGAAAAGACCGTTGCGGAAAACCGGAAAAACCTGGAGGCCGCCGAAGTCCTGCATCGTGCCGGACAAGCCACCATCGGCGCCCTCTATCAGGCCCGTGCCGCCATGGCGCAGGCGCAGTCTACCCTCGCCGCGCAACGCCAGACCGTGCGCAGCAGCGAAGGATTGCTGGCCAGCACCCTGAACCTCGGTCCGCAGACCATGCTGAGGATAGCGCCCCTCAAACTCGGGCAGAAACCGCCCCAACTCCACAGCGCCGCTGAGACGTTGATGCACGCAGCCCTCACCGCCAATCCCGCGTTGCAGCAGGCGCGGGCCCAGGTTGCCGTAACCCAGGCCAACGTCCGCAGCGCCGAGGCCAGCGGTCTGCCCAGTCTGGGGGTCAGCAGTTCCTACGGCTACGCCTTTCAGAACGGCTATCTGCCCGGCGACACCTGGACCGTGGGTTTTACCCTGACCGTACCCCTCTTCACCGGTTTCAACACCCATTATCAGATACGCCAGACGCAGGCCCTGAGGGACCAGGCCCAATCCAACCTCGCGGCCAGCCGCAGCAGCACCGAAGCTACAGTCTGGCAGGATTTTCACAACTTCCAGGGCGCGGTTGCGGCCTACCCCGGCGCACAGAGCGGTCTGGAAAATGCCAGGAAGGCGCTGGAGGTGGTGCAGGCCCAGTATCGCGTCGGCCAGGCTACCATTCAGGATGTCCTCCTCGCCGAATCCACCCTGGCGCAGGCGCGCTACACCCTGATTCAGAATCTGGTTAACAGTTATGTGGCCCTGGCGCAACTCAGTCAGGCCGTCGGCATGCCTTTGGGAGAGAATACACCGTGACCCGTTCCCCCGTTGTCCTTCTGCTGACGCTGGCGACCCTCTCCCTGATGCTGAGCGGTTGCCAGACCAAGGCCAAACATGAGGCCCCGCCCCTGCAGGTCGGCCTGGTCAGCGTCAGCACCCGTCCCATGACCCATTATGAAGGTTTTCTGGGCACGGTGACGCCCCTGCAGACGGCGACCATCGTGCCGCAGACTTCCGGCATCCTGCAGAGCGTGCGGTTTACCGAGGGGAGCATGGTAGACAAGGGACAAACCCTGTTCACCATCGACCCGGCGCAGATGCAGGCAGCACTTGCCCAGGCCCAGGCCAAGCTGGTGGCGGATCAGGCCACTGCGCGCTATAACCGCAATATCGTGGAGCAGGACCGTCCACTG
This sequence is a window from Acidithiobacillus ferridurans. Protein-coding genes within it:
- a CDS encoding TolC family protein — translated: MPPKALLLAVCTVFCVAQGALAQASVGAWLADPLDTESGMSASPAQAWTAPRRLPGVPKPQTLPAAEQGQVWTLPQLTAYALAHNPQTAAAWDGLRAQAAGLGMAESAWLPSLTLNTNFSRRQAVSTIGFTVPARNSANPNLTLSYTLWDFGLRVAKVDAARAQEWVAGFTQNQSIQGVAFSVAQAYYQLLGNQSLLLADEKTVAENRKNLEAAEVLHRAGQATIGALYQARAAMAQAQSTLAAQRQTVRSSEGLLASTLNLGPQTMLRIAPLKLGQKPPQLHSAAETLMHAALTANPALQQARAQVAVTQANVRSAEASGLPSLGVSSSYGYAFQNGYLPGDTWTVGFTLTVPLFTGFNTHYQIRQTQALRDQAQSNLAASRSSTEATVWQDFHNFQGAVAAYPGAQSGLENARKALEVVQAQYRVGQATIQDVLLAESTLAQARYTLIQNLVNSYVALAQLSQAVGMPLGENTP